Proteins encoded by one window of Bacillus mycoides:
- a CDS encoding AAA family ATPase, which yields VNFHSDKCMNHSYEIGGQKFVKPVQMIEFKGQVVCPRCVVEENDKVLKEQANNHYKKIKRSKKFNMLIKHSIISNEEILEATLSNYRTECNETRTNKKLVEGIIESLKEGMVKNVFIVGVQGAGKSHLAYSILKELRNHFYEISDGEKDNDELLYQKMKSCLYVEIEQLMRLIKDSFNNKDSKYTEEYCVELLTSVDFLVLDDLGAESGSMNRTDEASNFIQRVLYAVTNGRQGKVTITTTNLSSGDIFKKYDKKLGSRILNKAEAIVFKETSDKRIEHLGF from the coding sequence GTGAACTTCCATTCTGATAAATGCATGAACCATTCTTACGAAATAGGTGGTCAAAAATTCGTTAAACCTGTTCAAATGATTGAATTTAAAGGACAAGTTGTTTGCCCCCGATGTGTTGTTGAGGAAAACGACAAAGTATTAAAAGAACAGGCGAACAATCATTACAAGAAAATCAAACGATCTAAGAAATTCAACATGCTTATAAAGCACAGCATCATTAGTAACGAGGAAATACTCGAAGCTACGCTATCTAATTATAGAACGGAATGTAATGAGACTAGAACAAATAAAAAGCTCGTAGAAGGCATTATAGAGAGTTTAAAAGAAGGAATGGTTAAAAACGTATTTATTGTAGGTGTACAGGGTGCAGGTAAAAGTCATTTAGCTTATTCGATTCTAAAGGAATTAAGAAACCATTTCTATGAAATTTCAGATGGCGAGAAGGATAATGACGAACTACTCTATCAAAAAATGAAAAGCTGCTTGTATGTAGAGATTGAACAATTAATGCGACTTATCAAGGATTCCTTTAACAACAAAGATTCTAAGTATACAGAAGAATATTGCGTGGAGCTATTAACAAGCGTTGACTTCCTGGTACTTGATGATTTAGGCGCAGAGAGTGGATCTATGAACAGAACGGACGAAGCAAGCAACTTCATCCAACGTGTACTATACGCCGTGACAAACGGAAGACAAGGGAAAGTAACTATCACAACAACTAACTTATCAAGTGGAGACATATTCAAGAAATATGACAAGAAGCTCGGTAGTCGGATTTTAAATAAAGCTGAAGCGATTGTATTTAAGGAAACGTCAGATAAACGTATTGAACATTTAGGATTCTAA
- a CDS encoding nucleoside permease: MTLNRWLTDEERSIARKNGINYHTLYRRVYRLGWDIKEAMTAQPGTVNHGYERKYSKWIKKAKENGINISTFYSRINLLGWECEEAATRPANELKSDRKYWLDIAEENGIGYRTFMSRVNTHGWDLEKAATTPPINTGRRCSVKIKEEVL; encoded by the coding sequence ATGACTTTAAATCGTTGGTTAACTGATGAGGAACGATCAATTGCTAGGAAGAACGGAATTAATTATCACACATTATATCGCAGGGTTTACCGATTAGGATGGGATATTAAAGAAGCAATGACGGCCCAGCCGGGAACAGTAAATCATGGATACGAAAGAAAATATTCAAAATGGATTAAAAAAGCTAAAGAAAACGGGATAAATATTAGTACTTTTTATAGCAGAATAAACCTTCTTGGTTGGGAATGTGAAGAGGCGGCTACTAGGCCAGCAAATGAATTGAAATCCGATAGAAAATATTGGCTGGATATTGCGGAAGAAAATGGGATTGGTTACCGAACGTTTATGTCGAGGGTTAATACTCATGGATGGGATTTAGAAAAAGCGGCGACAACACCGCCAATCAATACAGGTAGACGTTGTTCAGTAAAAATTAAGGAGGAAGTGTTGTGA
- the fbpA gene encoding Fur-regulated basic protein FbpA, whose protein sequence is MDRKQIYIDVLLHKGIYKEEDTGRQLWEMDEEELFELIKGDGENERG, encoded by the coding sequence ATGGACAGGAAACAAATCTACATCGACGTTCTATTACATAAAGGGATCTATAAGGAAGAAGATACAGGACGACAACTTTGGGAAATGGATGAAGAAGAGTTATTCGAATTGATAAAAGGAGATGGGGAGAATGAGAGAGGTTAA
- a CDS encoding YopX family protein translates to MREVKFRGMPIEDYGDTKWFYGNAIVNYDDKLAYIEESGQGFVPVKWGTVSQYTGIKDSKGNEIYEGDIVHVWEQDSFVPNRDSGGGIIDYDCVDGFSQLGVVSFKGAWYTYETKQHLEGREEQIYAPLDFTNDLFVVGNIYENADLIQGGNTMKYTQHGTFEVTQLLAEAKENEENGN, encoded by the coding sequence ATGAGAGAGGTTAAGTTTCGTGGAATGCCGATTGAGGATTACGGTGATACAAAGTGGTTTTATGGGAATGCGATTGTAAATTATGACGATAAATTAGCTTACATCGAGGAATCCGGTCAAGGGTTTGTACCAGTTAAATGGGGAACGGTTAGTCAGTACACAGGGATAAAGGATTCGAAAGGTAACGAAATTTATGAAGGTGACATAGTTCATGTTTGGGAGCAAGATTCGTTTGTTCCAAACCGCGATTCAGGTGGAGGTATCATCGATTACGACTGCGTAGATGGGTTTTCTCAGTTAGGCGTAGTTAGTTTTAAGGGAGCTTGGTACACATATGAAACGAAACAACACTTAGAAGGTCGGGAAGAACAAATATATGCTCCATTAGATTTCACTAACGATTTGTTTGTTGTAGGAAATATTTATGAGAATGCAGATCTAATACAAGGAGGAAACACAATGAAATATACACAGCATGGCACGTTTGAAGTAACTCAACTATTAGCAGAAGCGAAGGAGAATGAAGAGAATGGCAACTAA
- a CDS encoding glutaredoxin family protein encodes MATKIVIYTGNSCPKCKRAKEMLENCPVEVEIIERNIDESEDARDYLVSIIESNTLPTLVFVENNEDKHTFRGFDENIGEIMEALGL; translated from the coding sequence ATGGCAACTAAGATCGTTATATACACTGGAAATTCTTGTCCAAAATGCAAGAGAGCAAAGGAAATGTTAGAGAACTGTCCGGTTGAGGTTGAAATTATTGAAAGGAATATTGATGAAAGTGAAGACGCTAGAGATTATTTAGTTTCAATAATTGAATCTAATACGCTGCCGACATTAGTGTTTGTTGAAAATAATGAGGATAAACATACTTTTAGAGGGTTTGATGAAAACATTGGCGAGATTATGGAAGCGTTAGGGCTATAG
- a CDS encoding dUTP diphosphatase translates to MINLQKLFEIQKALDERIVKENNITHDRFDNLVLALLDEVGECAKETRCFKDWSKKGPSPREVILEEYVDGVHFVLSLGLLKGYDKEHLPYLHEHNIKVYTGNNLTAQFLEIYVSVSKFAYGPEFENYEEVFLQYLGLGRLLGFTDKEIEVAYMEKNEVNHQRQKIGY, encoded by the coding sequence ATGATTAACTTACAAAAGTTATTTGAAATACAAAAGGCGTTGGATGAACGAATTGTTAAGGAGAATAATATCACGCATGATCGGTTTGATAACCTTGTTTTGGCTTTATTGGATGAGGTTGGTGAATGTGCAAAAGAAACAAGATGTTTCAAAGATTGGAGTAAGAAAGGGCCATCACCGCGCGAAGTGATACTTGAGGAGTATGTGGACGGTGTGCATTTCGTTTTGTCGTTAGGCTTGTTAAAAGGTTACGATAAAGAACATTTACCTTATTTGCATGAACACAATATAAAAGTTTATACAGGAAATAATTTAACAGCACAGTTTTTAGAAATTTACGTGTCTGTTTCTAAATTCGCTTATGGACCCGAATTCGAGAATTATGAGGAAGTATTCTTACAATATTTAGGTTTAGGAAGATTGCTAGGTTTCACTGATAAAGAAATTGAAGTGGCATACATGGAAAAGAATGAAGTGAACCATCAACGCCAGAAAATCGGATATTAA
- a CDS encoding DNA cytosine methyltransferase — MKMLDLCSGIAGISMAADWVGIETAAFCEIEEFNQKVLRKNYPNIPIFPDLYKLTKQSLIDGGVDVDSIGVISAGYPCQGESLVGKRRGAEDERWLWPEVFRLIRELGPTWFVGENVAGHVSMGLDTVLTDLEEENYSTRTFVLPAVSVGSPHQRYRTFIVGHSNDKSKLQADPRVVPFRSKRQPRENVAGINRGTLSRTYWEENQPAICGMDDGTATRLDEDRLRFLGNAVVPQQIYPIFEAIAKIEGLL, encoded by the coding sequence ATGAAAATGTTAGATCTATGTTCGGGAATTGCAGGAATAAGTATGGCAGCAGATTGGGTTGGAATTGAAACAGCAGCCTTTTGCGAAATAGAAGAGTTCAATCAGAAGGTACTTAGAAAGAACTATCCTAACATTCCTATTTTCCCGGATTTATATAAACTTACGAAACAATCATTAATAGATGGAGGTGTTGACGTTGATTCAATTGGAGTTATTTCCGCAGGATATCCCTGTCAGGGAGAAAGTCTTGTTGGTAAGCGAAGAGGTGCAGAAGACGAAAGATGGTTGTGGCCAGAAGTCTTCCGACTCATTAGAGAACTCGGACCCACTTGGTTCGTTGGAGAAAATGTTGCTGGACACGTCTCAATGGGCTTGGACACCGTGCTCACCGACTTGGAAGAAGAAAACTACTCGACAAGGACGTTCGTATTACCGGCTGTCAGTGTCGGCTCGCCACATCAAAGATACCGGACATTTATTGTTGGCCACTCCAACGACAAGTCAAAATTACAAGCCGATCCGAGAGTTGTGCCCTTCAGAAGCAAACGGCAGCCACGGGAAAACGTTGCCGGGATCAATCGGGGAACACTTTCCAGAACATATTGGGAAGAAAATCAACCCGCAATTTGTGGAATGGATGATGGGACTGCCACAAGATTGGACGAAGATAGATTGAGATTTCTGGGCAATGCCGTCGTGCCTCAGCAAATTTATCCGATATTTGAAGCAATAGCAAAGATTGAAGGTTTATTATAA